The Niabella beijingensis genomic interval ATAAGCAGGAAGAATACATCAACAGCCTGGTGGATTCCATCAAATTGAACTAAGCCGGTCCCGGAGCGCTTTTACTATTTTTATATTCTACATTTTACATTTAAGATATGCCAAATCCTCGTTTAGCCTCAAGATATGCAAAAGCCCTGTTAGACCTGGCAAAGGAAAAGGACCAGGTAGAGCAGGTATTTGCTGATGTTCAGTGGTTACAGGCCCTGTGTGGGCAGAGCAGGGATTTTGTAAACCTGCTCCGCAGCCCGATCATCAAAGCCGACAAGAAAAAAAGCATTGTCAATGCCATTGCCGGAACGCATATCGGAGAGATCACCAAAGGTTTTGCCAACCTCCTGATCTCAAAGAACCGGGAATCCATCCTTCCGGAGATCCTGCCGGCTTTTATTGAGCAATACAAGGTGTTGAACAATAT includes:
- the atpH gene encoding ATP synthase F1 subunit delta encodes the protein MPNPRLASRYAKALLDLAKEKDQVEQVFADVQWLQALCGQSRDFVNLLRSPIIKADKKKSIVNAIAGTHIGEITKGFANLLISKNRESILPEILPAFIEQYKVLNNIHTVKLTTAVPVGDAVKNNIINQVKAASGQQKIELEATVNPDIIGGFVLEMGDKMVDASVSYDLKAIAKQFKNNDFIYKVR